A genomic stretch from Synergistaceae bacterium includes:
- a CDS encoding phosphoribosylanthranilate isomerase, with translation MTKVKICGITREIEIGIMNELMPDYVGFVFETRSRHFISPQYAGSLRSKLKRGIKSVGVFSNSSLESIAMAVEIAGLDMVQLHGDETAEYLAALREYIRCPIIKVIKISQPIDADRAMYSTADFVMLDGGSAGAGKTFDWSLLGAVRRNYFLSGGLTPDNIVSALQVSSSPFGVNASSGLESNKIKDYRKVMKFIQAVREFNQGKKR, from the coding sequence ATGACAAAAGTAAAAATTTGCGGGATCACCCGTGAAATCGAAATAGGAATAATGAACGAACTAATGCCGGATTATGTAGGATTTGTATTTGAGACTCGCAGCAGGCATTTTATCTCGCCTCAATACGCCGGGAGTTTACGCTCAAAATTAAAGCGCGGTATAAAATCAGTCGGAGTATTCTCTAATTCATCACTTGAAAGCATAGCAATGGCAGTAGAAATCGCGGGGCTTGACATGGTGCAGTTACACGGCGACGAGACAGCCGAATATCTTGCAGCATTACGGGAATATATACGATGTCCGATTATAAAAGTTATAAAAATTTCTCAGCCTATAGATGCAGACCGGGCAATGTATTCAACAGCAGATTTTGTAATGCTTGACGGAGGGAGCGCAGGAGCCGGCAAAACTTTTGACTGGTCATTATTAGGAGCTGTCAGGAGAAATTATTTTCTTTCAGGCGGATTGACTCCTGATAATATAGTGTCAGCTTTGCAGGTCTCGTCGAGTCCGTTCGGAGTAAATGCGAGCTCAGGCCTTGAGTCAAACAAGATAAAAGATTATCGCAAGGTCATGAAATTCATTCAGGCAGTAAGAGAATTCAATCAGGGCAAGAAACGCTAA
- a CDS encoding EamA family transporter — MIYIFLAGILWGIIGIFVNELSALGLDVEFISFLRMSFAFIIMFTISAIKHGWKIFILDKRTLFLCALLGLICQGMFNICYSLSIKLNGVGTASVLMYSAPVFTAIACRILFHEGFSGMKIFALALNILGCILTVTGGNFSGSNNISLLGILAGLYSGFGYGMVAVIGKLASDKTDSMIISAYSYLFAMIFLFIFARPEIIINSKILTLGFLYGLIPTSLAYVLYYAGLSKIRDVSRAPVIASIEPVTAVITGLIIYNEVIGLANIAGILLVLASIIIIVRLR; from the coding sequence ATGATATATATTTTTCTAGCTGGAATTCTCTGGGGCATAATCGGAATATTTGTAAACGAGTTAAGCGCGCTGGGTCTTGACGTGGAATTTATAAGTTTTCTGCGTATGTCGTTCGCGTTTATTATAATGTTCACAATCTCGGCAATAAAACACGGCTGGAAAATTTTTATTCTTGACAAGAGAACTTTATTTTTATGTGCGCTGCTTGGCCTAATCTGTCAGGGAATGTTTAATATCTGCTATAGTCTCTCTATAAAATTAAACGGTGTAGGAACTGCGTCGGTTCTCATGTATAGCGCACCTGTCTTTACGGCCATAGCTTGCAGAATATTATTTCACGAGGGATTTTCGGGCATGAAAATTTTTGCGCTGGCTTTAAATATTCTCGGCTGTATCTTGACAGTAACAGGGGGCAATTTTTCGGGCAGTAATAATATTTCTTTGCTGGGAATTTTAGCGGGGCTTTATTCGGGATTCGGCTATGGGATGGTAGCTGTTATAGGCAAGCTGGCAAGTGATAAGACTGACTCAATGATTATTAGCGCGTATAGTTATTTATTTGCGATGATATTTTTATTTATATTTGCCCGGCCTGAAATAATAATTAATTCAAAAATTTTGACTCTGGGATTTCTTTATGGATTAATACCGACTTCGCTTGCATACGTGCTTTATTATGCAGGATTGAGTAAGATTCGAGATGTCAGCCGCGCGCCTGTTATAGCCTCGATTGAGCCGGTTACAGCAGTTATAACGGGACTAATTATATATAATGAAGTAATAGGACTT